The nucleotide sequence TCGATCAAGCGCGAATGTCCCGACAGCACGAGCGGCCGGGCCTCGGCGACGACGACCTTCGGTGTGTCGGTCTTCGCCGCGGACTCGAGCAGCGCGAATCGCTCGTTGCGGCCGGCCTCGACGACAGGCCGATCGCGCACGAGCGTCATCGCGCGACCGGCGCGCAAGTGCGCCGAGACCTCGTAGCGCAGCGTGAGCACGTAGAGCTTTTCGGCCGGCCCGGTGACACGCACGCACGGGCCGAGAACGCCGCGGTCGCTGACCTTCGGGTCCGTGAAGAGCGGAAAGCTGATCTGCAGCGGCTCGCCTTGGCTGTACGCATTGAACGCGAACACGGCCGAGACGAGATCGCGCACGATCGCGCGCTCCTGGTCGGGCTGCATGACCAGGAAGTCGAGGTGATCCCCGATCGCGGCTTCTGATACGACCGTCATACGCCAAGCATAGCCCAGCGCCGGCCGCCGCTCGAAGCGGCCGCAGCCGCGGAGCCCTCGCTGCGTCAGCGGCGCTCGCGCGAGAGGCTGAGATAGGCGCGGTTCAGGAAGTTCGCGGGGTCGCCTTTGCGCGCGTCCCACTCCGACGTCGGACGCGACGCGACGACTTGCTCGAGCGTCGCGCCGCTCGCGATCAGTGCACTCATGCGGTCCCTGATCGTCGTCAACATGTCGACGTAGTCCCTCAGAGCCTGCGCGTCGGCGACCGGACCGTGACCCGGCACGACCGTGTACGTCGAATCGATCTCGGCGAGAACGCGCGAAGAGAACTCGATGACGCCGCTCAAACTGCCGCCGTTGTCGGCGTCGATGAACGGATATCCCGCGTTGTTGTACACGTCGCCCATGTGCACGACACGGTGCCCGCGAAAGACGACGGCCGTGTCGCCCGTCGTATGCGCCGGTCCGAAGTGCAGCAGATCGATGCGCTCGCCGTTGAAGTAGAAGCGCATCGTGTCGTCGTAGGTCAGCACGGGCAAGGCGGTCTCTGCGTACGCCGGCTGATCGCGCTTCGCGCTCACGAGATTGATGACGTTGTTCCTCGTCATCATCTGCCGGGAGTTTTCGTGTGCGATTAGCCACGTGCCCTCGGGGCCGAGCACCTGGTTAGAGTCGGAGTGATCGAAGTGCCAATGCGTGTTGATCGCGAACGCGATCGCGCCGCCGCCGAGCTCGCCGATCGTCGCCTTGTATTTCGGGACCATCGGCGCGAATTGATCATCGACGATCAGAACGCCGTTCGCGCCGATCGACACGAGGATGTTGCCGCCGACGCCGAACAGCACGTGGAAGTCGTCGGCGAGCCTCTGTGTCGTGATCGGTGTCGTTCGGAGTTGCTCGTCGAGATTGTCGAGCTGGGCTAAGGCGGGCGCCGCCGCTAGCACGGCGACACTCAGCGACAGGTGACGTGCAAGCTGCATCGAAAGATTTCCTTCCATCGGTTACGCCGTGCGCACTTCGCCGGCCGGCCGGCAGTCTACTTGGATCGCGGTCGGCCTCCTAGGTGCGCTTGACCGGACGGCCGCCGCCTCGTATATTAACCCTTATGGGTGAATATCAATCGGCACGACTGGACGAGGTTTTCAATGCGCTATGCGATCCGACGCGCCGCGCCATTCT is from Gemmatimonadaceae bacterium and encodes:
- a CDS encoding MBL fold metallo-hydrolase → MQLARHLSLSVAVLAAAPALAQLDNLDEQLRTTPITTQRLADDFHVLFGVGGNILVSIGANGVLIVDDQFAPMVPKYKATIGELGGGAIAFAINTHWHFDHSDSNQVLGPEGTWLIAHENSRQMMTRNNVINLVSAKRDQPAYAETALPVLTYDDTMRFYFNGERIDLLHFGPAHTTGDTAVVFRGHRVVHMGDVYNNAGYPFIDADNGGSLSGVIEFSSRVLAEIDSTYTVVPGHGPVADAQALRDYVDMLTTIRDRMSALIASGATLEQVVASRPTSEWDARKGDPANFLNRAYLSLSRERR